A single Actinomadura algeriensis DNA region contains:
- a CDS encoding nuclear transport factor 2 family protein, producing MTNDVLVVGDISDETRAAVTGVVKALEEAFNVKDGAALAAQFAERTSWSNAMGGRLDGRAEIEEFSGPAMKSFLRDSYARYDVVKMLELAPEVIAVNVAQRPTDGAGAPVEGAHGATLYVIARQPDGWKIVAGQNTAIEAPAA from the coding sequence ATGACGAACGACGTTCTCGTGGTGGGCGACATCTCGGACGAGACGCGGGCGGCGGTGACCGGCGTGGTGAAGGCGCTCGAGGAGGCGTTCAACGTCAAGGACGGTGCGGCGCTCGCCGCGCAGTTCGCCGAACGGACGTCCTGGTCGAACGCGATGGGCGGGCGGCTGGACGGGCGTGCGGAGATCGAGGAGTTCAGCGGGCCCGCGATGAAGAGCTTCCTGCGCGACTCGTACGCGCGCTACGACGTCGTGAAGATGCTGGAGCTCGCGCCCGAGGTGATCGCGGTCAACGTCGCGCAGCGGCCGACCGACGGTGCGGGCGCACCGGTCGAGGGCGCGCACGGCGCGACGCTGTACGTGATCGCGCGGCAGCCGGACGGGTGGAAGATCGTGGCCGGGCAGAACACGGCCATCGAGGCCCCCGCCGCCTGA